One Antedon mediterranea chromosome 1, ecAntMedi1.1, whole genome shotgun sequence genomic window, ttatttttccaGCTGTAAAGGCTCTTTCAATAGCCAGCAGACGTGGCAAAGTGGAATGGATTGGTGTCATCACAGTGGAGAACAACTGTTCATAGGTGATTTCAACCGTGATGGTCGATCTGATATGATGTGCCACGATCGCAACACTGGTTACAAACGGTATACTTTTGCCCAACCTCCAGGCATATTCACTGGTCCAACTCTACATGAAAACATAAACTGGTGTAAAACTGATCAACTGATTGTTACTGACTTTAATGGAGACGGCCGAGATGATATGTTGTGTCATAGTAGTAATGCATACACTCAGATTAGATATGCAAAAACAAGTGGTACCTTTACAACAGTGGGTTGGCAACAAAAAATGAATTGGTGTGGAAGTTCTAACAAGTTGTTAACAGGTGATTTCAACGGAGATAGAAGGGCTGATCTAATCTGTCACTTGGCAAATGGGCACATTGAGGTCATATTAGCATCGGCGAGCGGCAAGTATACTTCGTCAGCAAAAAAGCATGTGCATACTGATTCGTGGTGCAAATCAACCAATAATAAGCTTAGCATCGGGTACTTCAATAATGATAGACGAGCCGATCTGATGTGCAGCGATACGTCTGGTCCGTTGTGGATTGCCTTTTCCGAAGCAAACGGTTTATTTACAAGTATAGGATGGCGGCGTAAGACGTCCTGGTGTACGTACAGCAATAACAAGCTGTTAATTGCCGATGTGAATGGAGATGGTGGCGACGATTTGCTGTGTGAAAGTTCATCCTATGGCGTTAGGTACATATCTTTGAATAAGATACTATAATTATTTGAACACCATACTGCAATTACAATGAAAATCATTTATTCTACTACACAGTAAGCTTATATAAGTAAATTGATTACAGAAAATAAGcgaagaaataataattatatcatttgtttaAACAAGGAGAAATAACCTACTGTACTCATAAATTACACATAATAAATACTATTTGTCttaaatgtaatattcattAATCAAGTAATTCGTATTaattttctataataattaatatacaaattcctgattataataatatattaataataataataataatattagttatAGGCCCGTATTAATTTCATGTGTGACCAGTTCCATTATAATTAGCATTAAAAAAGTTCATGTTGAAAATATTCTTGATTTGTGTCATTAACTTATTATGTCTATAAAATGCTTTTCTAAAATAGTCAGTCAGGGACGGTTCagtgtatacatttttaaattacgcaacatgtattaaattttgttacagaaTGCTTTAAATCTAAATcattaacaaataattatatttctattGTATACTATACGTTCAAAACAACCTTCCTTATATTCTCCATTTTCTGGACTATTTGAACCCTTAATCTGTTTCAGAACTAATGTACTGCAAAATTTATATCAACCTTTATTGATTTCGTCATGCAATCccttaaaattcaattaaattcaaaagacatttatttttgtccaacagataataagtaaaaaaacaaggccatatacatgggtGAAGTCGCGttctcaagttagtgtttaccgaccaaccgaccaaccaaccgacatagtgagctgtagattcgcgttgcacgcgactaaaaacagtaGTGACAGATTGAGATTATTGTAAAAAAGTAATGGACAAAGGCAGAATTCTAAAAAGATGAAAATCTTGTGGGATTGCCTTGACacactaataattaataataaaaaataaataaaaacaaaaaaaaactaatttaaaaataaagattataccAGTAGATAAACGTTgacaaaaatgaattaaaaacgTATAGCTGCTGGGCATAGTAACGAACAAAATGACGACAGAAAAATATAATCTAGCAAGATTCACAGAAACAACGACCATATCAAACTTATCGATTTAACGAGACACAGAAAGTGATCTTGGAGAATGAGTAGCTGGTGGCAGCACAAGAAAATGAGGGGGTAAATTGTTATACATGAGTGGCCCAGAATATCTAATACTTTACCAAATAGTTGGTGTTGCGCATGggaatacaaatattatttacctTAAAACAATATATCACAGAAAATTCTACAAAACATTAGACTACCTGTCTTGGTATAagatataaaaaatgataataatttatcaaactTATCCTGATTCAGCAAAAAGAATCGGTACTACTCTCTTTTTATTCATTGTTAAAATGAAcatcatttataaatatatgtaaagaaTGAACTGACAGCATATGAACAAAAAACGTGGGCGTGTACACTTGAAATGGTGTCACTGACCATTGACCGTGTTGGGCTAGCTTATCGTCTGTAGCTGTCCATAACAATTAATGCTAATCAACAATCTACTGGATAAAGATAAAAGGAACAGATTTGATTCTCTTTtaaaggtaaaggtaaaagCTATTTTTAGAAATGGAATTATGATAGCATTTCTTATGTAATTTACACGTACTTTTAACTTTGGTAAACAGAATGGCAAGTGTTTACGTGATTGACAGTAAACAATAAAGTAGAAGGTATCCTTTTTCTCACTGGATTTTTTTCGGTAAAactaaaaaagaaacaaaaaaatggaGAAACAACGGAAACACATCACGGGTAAAACCAAAATGCCGATAAATAGAATCGATACTTTGTTCTCTAGTATACTCCATGTTTTTATTTGGTCACACACAGCAAAACACCATCGGCAGCGCAACCAATAAGAATTATtttctaaagaaataaaaacacgTATTCTTACGTTAGGCAGagagtttttttaattttaaaatagtaattttaattatgGAGGCATGCTACAAACATTGGTACATAATACAGTTTAAAAACTGTATTTCCATTGTTCGTAGCATGTCTCTTTCACCACCTTATATACTACTATACGTAGAGACGTGACATATTGGAACAAATAGAATAGATATGGAAATGGACAGAAAACCTCCCCAGACGAACGACAACAGATGGGCAAAATAGGACAGAAAAAGACGGGTTCAGCTTGAGGAGGCCTTCACCCTACAGTGATCTGAAAAGGCCTGAAATTGTGATGACATCATAATTGAGATTGGTAGACTTATCAGTACTAGGGTAGACATATTAATAATACGTCgttcttatatagcgcctaatgcaCAAAGCCTCTAAGCCtccacattattaccccagtgatttttggatcaaacatacTCCCACAATGGTGGTAAAGCCAGTAATCGGCTTTTTGTTTTGACCTAATACCatgtacccatttgtacacctgggtggagagaggcaaacgaaAGTAATGTATCTAGTCTAAGGATACAGGAAATGCGATGAGCTTTGGATTCTAACTCATGATCTCACGATCAATAGTCCAACGTCCAATACACTGTTGGTCTGTAAGCTAGTAGTAcataaattaggcctatattgtttttctttttttcatttgcGAAATAAAGCGTCACTTTCGTGAATATAATCATTCAGTTCACGCTGAAGATCTTCTGGCCTTTATCTTTAAGCGTTACACTTTAGATTCACCCacattatattatgttatcATGTTACTATGGAACCAAGATCACGTTCGATtgataatcaatatttattattacaatatcgAATAAACCACTCCTCTTATCATGGATCCATCCGAGATTGATAATTGATAACATTCAACATAAAGTGCCCACACAATGTAAGTGATGCAACAAAAGTAACAATATCAGTTCTAACTTCTGATTCAGCAACAACAACATACTTCTACAAGATGACACTCTCAACGAATATAGTGATGCTTCTCTGTCTAACATACACGCTGCACACCTCTGGTAAGTTCTCACAACGTGACTACTTACACAATGCGATGCAATCGCATGATATATTGTGACGCTTCTGTTTATAACGTGCACTTACGATTGCTACTACTATTACGCTTCTGGTGTTTCTTTCAAAATTGTTTAGGCCTACCTTAAAttaaaactagatggtacggTCACTTCACTCGCGAACCATCTAGTCTTGCCCAcaaatggttctcgaatacacagtaatttcagcgtaaaaactGGCGATTTTCAAATGTACGCAATACTTAGTTGGCTACCACAGGACTATAATACCTATCATTCACAGGAACGAATAagtagacactgtgatttatgtaggCAACTAAAATTAGCAGCATGGTAATTACTTCCGGAAGAGAAACTTGTTTAGTCTTACATATAAACAAACCCAATACGTGCAAcgttgtatgtaacattaaggttTAGAGATGGGGAagaaagaggaacaatttttaaatatattcttaatATATTcttatgtattataaataatgtaccaCTGAACACAGTAAAACACTTTGTTGAAACTGCCACTGTCCTAGTCGGTTGAAGTAGCATGTAGGCCTAACGATGTTGAAATTGCTACTTCTGCAAAACACTTTACTCGATATCGCTGAAACCAGGTCAGAAGAACCACTAGCATATGCTTGATCCAGCTTTTCATATTTAGGTCAGAGGTTATGTGGGCGGAagtattgtatatataaaaaagtcCTACACATTCAGCGATACGTCTGGCTAATTTGATTCACGTTGGTTGTGTTCAGATTGGGTCAAACGTCACGTAGACAGAAATATccgccattttgtaaatttaaacaatCGCAACTAGTcctacaaataaatacatgctATATTCCTTTAATGGTCACGAAAACCACTCGCAAATGCTTTATATATTCTATGTTAAGATTTGTCTCAAAAGTCAAGTAGATAGAAATACCCggcattaaatgttaaaaaagtaaatttgttCACTAGTTGTCTAGGCACAGGCTTCGGCTTAAccaaaatttaataatttcactaGTTAAACGTCTTATTTATTTCAGCAAATGTGATAAAACAGCCAGCTGAAACAAATCTTTCAAAAAAAGGTAGGCATGTAGCTATTTATTTCCCTCCATTTTTAACTCTATGTTGTAATGTTTGAAGGTGTTATAACTGAATTCAGGTTGGGTCCACCGGCTCAGTTACAGTGATTTATTTCACATAGGTTGGCCTTGGTTTTTGTAagttttttgtaaataatgaaAAGGACCGAATAACTTATGACTTTAAGATTTAATTACTTAAAGAGCACTGGCGTTTCTATTATATTCGAGTCAACCACACAAATAAACTGACCGATAAACGAACAAACACTGACCGACACACGAAAAAAAGACTGACCGATGAGGAACAATCACTGACCAACcgaaaaaaaagtaatgtacaACAGCCAAGTAATAATCTCAAGTCAAATAAATTAGTAAAATTTTCCACTAAAAAAATAGGTTTTCCTTAAGTTTTGTTCAAAGTAGTTGTATGTTTtatgtattatcattattattatttattgtattttattcatttcagaaACCTTAGAAACACTTCTGGAGACAAAACATAACGAAGGTATTTTAAATCAAAAGACAATGGATAATATTTTCTGTAAATTTCTTAAAAATCAAAACACCAGGCTTGCTCTTTTATTCTTttggcacatttttttgtattttattttatttttactagtTAACACTGTTCCTAGACAGTACATCtaaacaacaatttattttatatagctTAGGGAATGGAATAACATGCACACACATGATAATCTAATGTGTTAAATAAATAGGTAAAATACGTTATAATTATGTCTGTAACATTGGTTTATCTATTTAGTTTTTTAAGCCCTGACTATCAGATGATTACTCAATATAGAAACGTTGAATTATAAAGTTATAAAACAACTTTACCAATATATTATAAGTATTATGTAATATTAGAACAATAACGCACTCACTTTTCAGCAGTCGCGGTGAATTTCCTGTAACGTCATATATTATGTGCATCGGAAAATCTGTCTGATCAACCGATTGTCAAACTGTTAATAACAGAAACATTTACTACATCAAATCAGATATACTGAAACAATTTCAAAATCAAAATTGATATTTGTTACAATCTTAGGAGAAAGAATGTTTCGCTCTTTTTGGGAAATATTCTTTTGTGAAAAAACAGagttaaaacaacaacaaaaaaacattctaTAGCAatgaaagtaaacaaaaatgatGATTTAATCTAAACATATAAATGTGTCAAATatagataattttattttatagattgtCCAACTAATTGGATAACACATGGACAAAACTGTTACCAATACTTTAAGAAAAATGTTGAGTGGGAAACGGCTAGAGCTAATTGTAAAGGTTACGGGGCTGACCTTGTTGTGATAGAAGATTCGGCTGAAAATCATTTTGTCGATAAACTTACTAACGTCAAAAAATGGATTGGTTTACATAAAGACAGAGAAGGAAGATTTGCCTGGGTCACACATGAACGCTCAACTTATACCAGTAAGCAAATCATCATTTGTTTTTGGTTTATCTTTATCATCTAAGTTACAAATACGGTACGTAATATCTGAAAagatatgtttttaaatgtaactTGTTCGAAGTTCAAACATGATGTATGCCATGAACGCATGATCATCGTGAG contains:
- the LOC140044403 gene encoding C-type lectin domain family 4 member G-like, giving the protein MTLSTNIVMLLCLTYTLHTSETLETLLETKHNEDCPTNWITHGQNCYQYFKKNVEWETARANCKGYGADLVVIEDSAENHFVDKLTNVKKWIGLHKDREGRFAWVTHERSTYTKYAKDEPNNWKGDEDCVMMYKSGEWNDRKCNLKLAYVCEKLTHFGEA